The following coding sequences are from one Sporichthyaceae bacterium window:
- a CDS encoding aldehyde dehydrogenase family protein — MTSVADQPTGTVAEFSAQEATDLVARLRATHATGRTLSYEWRRRQLEGIVKLVSERESDLAEALAADLGRTPHETWFGDVASTVGEAEYAIKHLKKWMRAKRVGVPLSLMPGKAAYHYEPLGTVLIIGPWNYPFYLTLGPMIGAIAAGNCMVVKPSEHAPRASATLARLIPEYLDSSAIAVVEGEAAATTRLIEAKMDHVFFTGGTEIGRKIAQACAPLLTPCTLELGGKSPVIVTKNADLKVAARRVAFGKLLNSGQTCVAPDYLLVERSVREKFAELLQATISEFRAGEPDTQRIVNGRQFSRLKGLLDGQQVLVGGKESADHTALEPTVVLNPDRASDLMQNEIFGPILPIIDVDSLDEAIKLVNEGDKPLAAYIFSNDKREIQRVFTEVPCGGAVANHIAVHVLAPQLPFGGVGASGTGAYHGKWGYEAFSHRKATLIMRTRPDLKMVYPPYSERDKKLLRKLA; from the coding sequence ATGACCTCCGTTGCCGATCAACCCACGGGCACCGTGGCCGAGTTCAGTGCGCAGGAAGCGACCGATCTGGTCGCCCGCCTGCGCGCGACGCATGCCACCGGCCGCACGCTGTCCTACGAGTGGCGGCGTCGCCAGCTCGAGGGGATCGTCAAGCTGGTCAGCGAGCGCGAGTCCGACCTCGCCGAGGCACTGGCAGCCGACCTGGGTCGCACCCCGCACGAAACGTGGTTCGGCGACGTGGCCTCCACCGTGGGTGAGGCCGAGTACGCCATCAAGCACTTGAAGAAGTGGATGCGCGCGAAGCGGGTCGGCGTGCCGTTGTCGTTGATGCCGGGCAAGGCGGCCTACCACTACGAGCCGCTGGGCACCGTGCTGATCATCGGGCCGTGGAACTACCCCTTCTACCTGACGCTGGGCCCGATGATCGGCGCCATCGCGGCGGGCAACTGCATGGTGGTCAAGCCCTCGGAGCATGCCCCGCGGGCCTCGGCCACCCTCGCCCGGCTGATCCCGGAATACCTGGACTCCTCGGCGATCGCGGTGGTGGAGGGCGAAGCGGCGGCCACCACCCGGCTCATCGAGGCGAAGATGGACCACGTCTTCTTCACCGGTGGCACGGAGATCGGGCGCAAGATCGCCCAGGCCTGCGCGCCGCTGCTCACCCCGTGCACGTTGGAACTGGGTGGCAAGAGCCCGGTCATCGTCACCAAGAATGCCGACCTGAAGGTGGCCGCGCGGCGCGTCGCGTTCGGCAAGCTGCTCAACTCCGGGCAGACATGTGTGGCGCCGGACTACCTGTTGGTGGAACGCAGCGTGCGGGAAAAGTTCGCCGAGTTGCTGCAGGCGACGATCTCTGAGTTCCGGGCCGGTGAGCCGGACACCCAGCGCATCGTGAACGGTCGCCAGTTCTCCCGGCTCAAGGGCCTGTTGGACGGCCAGCAGGTCCTCGTCGGCGGCAAGGAGAGCGCCGATCACACCGCCCTGGAGCCGACCGTCGTGCTCAACCCCGATCGGGCATCAGATCTCATGCAGAACGAGATCTTCGGCCCGATCCTGCCGATCATCGACGTGGACTCGCTGGACGAAGCGATCAAGCTGGTCAACGAGGGCGACAAGCCGCTGGCGGCCTACATCTTCAGTAACGACAAGCGGGAGATCCAGCGGGTGTTCACCGAGGTGCCCTGCGGTGGCGCGGTGGCCAACCACATCGCGGTGCACGTGCTCGCCCCGCAGCTACCGTTCGGCGGCGTGGGGGCCAGTGGCACCGGTGCCTATCACGGCAAGTGGGGCTACGAGGCGTTCAGCCACCGCAAGGCCACGCTGATCATGCGCACCCGGCCGGACCTGAAGATGGTGTACCCGCCGTACTCGGAGCGGGACAAGAAGCTCCTGCGCAAGCTCGCCTAG